The proteins below are encoded in one region of Bremerella sp. P1:
- a CDS encoding sugar porter family MFS transporter, whose translation MLHRIIFWSVTASLAGFLFGFDTVVISGAEKTIQELWGLNDFKHGLAMSAALWGTVIGSMVGFWPTDHFGRQKTLVSIGVLYLVSALWSAMATDPYSFMLARFIGGLGVGISTVTSPLYISEISPPQNRGKLAGMFQFNIVFGILIAFLSNALIAQWFADTVAEGEVNNAWRWMLGVEAVPALVYSIFCFFLPESPRWLIARQGEREKGIEILRMIMPEDSPGHVEAVADEIEITAQQTVAAGSIWQAKLHVPMLMAVLIAFFNQLSGINAVLYFAPRIFEMTGLGEEAALLQSVGIGVANLIFTFVGLALIDRLGRRTLMIIGSIGYIASLGLCAWAFHSEYYSIVPPCIFAFIAAHAVGQGAVIWVFISEIFPNRYRAGGQTVGSFTHWFFAATLTLVFPYLVNALAPSIVFGIFCGMMVLQLLWVLTKMPETKGVPLEEIERQLGMHQ comes from the coding sequence ATGCTTCATCGAATTATCTTCTGGTCGGTAACGGCTTCTCTGGCAGGCTTCCTGTTTGGTTTCGACACGGTCGTGATTTCTGGCGCGGAAAAAACGATCCAAGAGTTGTGGGGACTGAACGACTTTAAGCATGGCCTGGCCATGAGTGCCGCGTTGTGGGGGACAGTGATTGGATCGATGGTTGGTTTCTGGCCAACCGATCACTTCGGTCGCCAAAAGACATTGGTATCGATCGGCGTGCTTTACCTTGTTTCGGCTCTGTGGTCGGCCATGGCAACCGATCCCTATTCCTTCATGCTCGCCCGGTTTATTGGCGGCCTGGGCGTGGGGATCTCGACGGTAACCTCTCCGCTGTATATCTCTGAAATCTCGCCACCGCAGAACCGTGGCAAGCTGGCGGGCATGTTTCAATTCAATATTGTCTTTGGAATCCTGATCGCATTCCTCTCGAACGCACTGATCGCGCAGTGGTTTGCGGATACAGTCGCCGAAGGAGAGGTCAACAATGCATGGCGCTGGATGCTGGGGGTCGAAGCGGTTCCCGCGCTCGTCTACTCGATCTTCTGTTTCTTCCTGCCGGAGAGTCCTCGTTGGTTAATTGCCCGGCAAGGGGAACGCGAAAAGGGAATCGAGATTCTGCGGATGATTATGCCGGAAGACTCGCCTGGTCACGTCGAAGCCGTGGCGGACGAAATCGAGATCACCGCGCAGCAAACCGTCGCCGCTGGCAGCATCTGGCAAGCGAAGCTACATGTGCCGATGTTGATGGCCGTTCTGATTGCCTTCTTTAATCAACTCTCCGGCATCAATGCGGTACTTTACTTCGCCCCACGCATCTTCGAGATGACCGGACTCGGCGAAGAAGCGGCCTTGCTGCAGTCGGTCGGAATTGGTGTGGCTAATCTGATTTTTACGTTCGTTGGCCTGGCATTGATTGATCGCCTGGGACGCCGCACGTTGATGATCATTGGCTCGATCGGTTACATCGCCTCGCTGGGCCTCTGCGCATGGGCGTTTCATAGCGAGTACTATTCGATCGTGCCGCCGTGTATTTTTGCCTTCATCGCGGCCCACGCCGTGGGACAAGGCGCGGTTATTTGGGTCTTCATTTCCGAGATCTTTCCCAACCGTTACCGTGCCGGCGGCCAGACGGTTGGCAGTTTCACGCACTGGTTCTTCGCCGCAACGCTCACACTCGTCTTTCCTTACCTGGTGAACGCGTTGGCCCCTTCGATCGTGTTTGGCATTTTCTGTGGGATGATGGTGCTGCAACTTCTCTGGGTGTTGACCAAGATGCCAGAGACCAAAGGAGTTCCGCTGGAAGAAATAGAGCGGCAATTGGGCATGCATCAGTGA
- a CDS encoding sulfatase, which translates to MKLLSTLALLGILSFVSLAHAADQRPNIVFFLVDDMGWQDTSLPFHTEATALNGKYRTPNMETLAEQGTKFTQAYACAICSPTRVSWMTGQNAARHRVTCWTLRKDVSPSRNHPKLSEPQWNLNGLSPVPGIDKTVQATTAPMLLQEAGYHTIHVGKAHFGAVGTPGEDPKNVGFDVNIAGHAAGGPGSYWGKKNFSAKWRNGSPIWDVPGLEKYHGKDIFLTEALTLEANQEIDKAVAADKPFFLYMSHYAVHAPWEKDDRFYESYKDAGLPGLGQTLASMLEGMDKSLGDIRANLKRHGIEDNTIIVFMSDNGAPKNVPRNLPLRGHKITPYEGGTRVPMIVQWPGVTKPGTTSDGYLIIEDLFPTFLEMAGVNDRPETDGVSIVPQLKDPKLAHHDRPIYWHYPNNYDQPAYSSIRHGDWKLIYHHGSQTSELFNLKNDLSEKNNVAKTHPEKAEQLASELGQYLRTVDAQMPIVKATGNPVPWPDQAGDIASK; encoded by the coding sequence GTGAAATTGCTTTCAACGCTTGCCCTGCTGGGGATTCTCTCGTTTGTCTCTTTGGCACATGCCGCGGATCAACGTCCCAATATTGTCTTCTTCCTGGTCGACGATATGGGCTGGCAAGATACGTCCCTCCCCTTCCACACCGAAGCGACCGCGCTGAACGGTAAGTACCGGACTCCGAACATGGAGACGCTGGCTGAGCAGGGAACCAAGTTTACACAGGCCTATGCTTGCGCGATTTGTTCCCCGACGCGTGTTAGCTGGATGACCGGACAAAACGCGGCCCGCCATCGCGTCACGTGTTGGACCTTGCGGAAAGATGTTTCTCCTTCGCGCAATCATCCCAAGCTAAGCGAACCGCAGTGGAATTTGAACGGCCTGAGCCCTGTCCCTGGTATCGATAAAACCGTCCAGGCAACCACGGCCCCCATGCTGCTGCAAGAGGCCGGCTACCACACGATTCACGTCGGCAAAGCGCACTTTGGCGCGGTGGGTACTCCTGGAGAAGATCCCAAGAACGTTGGCTTCGACGTGAACATTGCTGGGCACGCAGCCGGCGGACCTGGTAGCTACTGGGGCAAGAAGAACTTCAGTGCCAAGTGGCGCAACGGCAGTCCCATCTGGGATGTTCCCGGTTTGGAAAAATATCACGGAAAAGACATCTTCCTGACTGAGGCGCTCACCCTGGAAGCCAATCAAGAGATCGATAAAGCGGTGGCAGCCGATAAGCCCTTCTTCCTTTATATGTCGCACTACGCGGTCCATGCTCCGTGGGAAAAGGACGATCGCTTTTACGAGTCATACAAAGACGCCGGTCTACCGGGACTCGGCCAGACGTTGGCCTCGATGCTCGAAGGCATGGACAAGTCGCTCGGCGATATCCGAGCCAACCTGAAGCGACATGGAATTGAAGACAACACGATCATCGTCTTCATGTCCGACAACGGTGCTCCGAAGAATGTTCCCCGAAACCTTCCGCTGCGTGGCCATAAAATTACGCCCTATGAAGGGGGAACGCGTGTTCCGATGATCGTGCAGTGGCCTGGTGTAACCAAGCCTGGGACAACATCTGATGGTTACCTGATCATCGAAGATCTCTTTCCAACCTTCCTGGAAATGGCTGGCGTCAACGATCGACCAGAGACCGACGGCGTGAGCATCGTGCCGCAGCTAAAGGATCCCAAGCTGGCTCATCACGACCGACCGATCTATTGGCACTATCCCAACAACTACGACCAGCCGGCCTACAGTTCAATTCGCCATGGGGACTGGAAGCTGATTTACCATCACGGTTCGCAGACTTCCGAGCTTTTCAATCTCAAGAACGATTTGAGCGAGAAGAATAACGTCGCCAAAACTCATCCAGAGAAAGCAGAACAACTGGCAAGCGAGTTGGGGCAGTACTTGAGAACCGTAGACGCCCAGATGCCGATCGTCAAAGCAACCGGTAATCCCGTGCCATGGCCTGATCAGGCAGGGGATATCGCCTCGAAGTAA
- a CDS encoding UDP-glucose dehydrogenase family protein, protein MKLAVIGTGYVGLVTGTCFSDLGNEVTCIDVNEAKVEGLKKGIIPIYEPGLSELVLRNHEEGRLQFTTNAAEVIPDADLVYIAVGTPQSDSGAADLSAVWKVVEGIAPHLREDALVVVKSTVPVGTNGKVYDMLKKLCGREVNVASNPEFLKEGSAISDFMYPDRVVCGVRNEAAEELLQTLHAPLVRTGKPILFMSPESSELTKYAANALLATKISFINEIANLSEKVGADINDVRIGMGHDQRIGFQFLFPGLGYGGSCFPKDVRALASLAETLELEPKIMRAVDDVNVHQRASLVRKIDAFYGGDVAGKTFGVWGLAFKPKTDDIREAPALELLNYLVEKGAIIHVHDPEAMENVQAQFGDKIQKYCKSEMEAIDGADCLAINTEWNEYRTPDFKKLKAKMTTPTIFDGRNLFDLGTMEKHGFTYFSVGRRPVDVSKT, encoded by the coding sequence ATGAAGCTAGCAGTCATAGGCACGGGCTACGTGGGTCTGGTTACGGGGACCTGTTTCTCTGATTTGGGTAACGAAGTCACGTGCATCGATGTCAATGAGGCCAAAGTCGAAGGACTGAAGAAGGGCATCATTCCGATTTATGAGCCAGGCTTATCCGAACTGGTTTTGCGGAACCATGAAGAAGGTCGTCTTCAGTTCACGACCAACGCCGCCGAAGTGATTCCGGATGCCGATCTCGTTTATATCGCCGTCGGCACGCCACAGTCTGATAGCGGCGCGGCCGATCTTTCTGCCGTGTGGAAAGTTGTCGAAGGCATTGCGCCCCACCTGCGAGAAGACGCCTTGGTGGTGGTGAAGAGCACGGTCCCAGTCGGAACCAACGGCAAAGTGTACGACATGCTCAAGAAGCTATGTGGCCGTGAGGTCAACGTGGCGAGCAATCCCGAGTTCCTAAAAGAAGGCTCGGCGATCTCGGACTTCATGTACCCCGACCGTGTCGTCTGCGGTGTTCGTAACGAGGCGGCCGAGGAACTGCTGCAGACGCTGCACGCTCCGCTGGTTCGCACCGGCAAGCCGATCTTGTTCATGAGCCCAGAAAGCTCGGAACTGACCAAGTACGCCGCTAATGCCTTGTTGGCTACTAAGATCAGCTTCATCAACGAGATCGCCAATCTGAGTGAGAAGGTTGGTGCCGACATCAACGACGTACGTATCGGCATGGGGCACGATCAACGCATTGGCTTCCAGTTTCTCTTTCCTGGGTTGGGCTACGGTGGAAGCTGTTTCCCCAAAGACGTTCGAGCGTTGGCATCCTTGGCAGAAACGTTGGAACTCGAGCCCAAGATCATGCGGGCAGTCGACGACGTGAACGTCCATCAGCGGGCATCGTTGGTTCGTAAGATTGATGCCTTCTATGGCGGCGACGTGGCCGGCAAGACGTTTGGCGTGTGGGGGCTGGCATTCAAGCCGAAGACGGACGACATTCGCGAAGCACCGGCGCTCGAACTGCTGAACTACCTGGTCGAAAAGGGAGCGATCATTCACGTACACGATCCCGAAGCCATGGAAAACGTCCAGGCGCAATTCGGCGATAAGATCCAGAAGTACTGTAAGAGCGAGATGGAAGCCATCGACGGCGCCGATTGTCTGGCTATTAACACCGAATGGAACGAGTACCGTACGCCAGACTTCAAGAAGCTGAAGGCAAAGATGACGACGCCGACCATCTTCGACGGACGTAACCTGTTCGACCTGGGTACGATGGAAAAGCACGGGTTCACGTACTTCTCGGTGGGACGTCGACCGGTCGATGTTTCCAAAACCTAG
- a CDS encoding DinB family protein, whose translation MADLWNDVILQQYEASLCTLNHCIVQSPEAAWQGKVVNLTFDQAVFHTLFFTDYYLGKTPDDFKQQAYHQQRADFFADYEEMEPRRQVQRYTKESLDDYLQYCRRKAKETLAAESADDLAAPCNFPPKTFSRAELHVYNVRHIQHHAAQLIMRLRMDYQIHTPWFGSGWQS comes from the coding sequence ATGGCCGATCTGTGGAATGACGTGATCCTGCAGCAGTACGAAGCATCGTTATGCACGTTGAATCACTGCATCGTTCAGAGCCCCGAAGCTGCCTGGCAGGGGAAAGTGGTCAACCTGACCTTCGATCAGGCCGTCTTTCACACGCTGTTCTTCACCGATTACTACCTGGGGAAGACCCCGGACGACTTCAAGCAGCAGGCCTACCACCAGCAGCGTGCTGATTTCTTTGCCGACTATGAAGAGATGGAGCCGCGTCGTCAGGTGCAGCGGTACACCAAAGAGTCGCTTGACGACTATCTGCAGTATTGCCGAAGGAAAGCGAAGGAAACGCTGGCTGCAGAATCGGCCGATGACCTGGCGGCCCCGTGCAACTTTCCTCCCAAGACATTCAGCCGGGCCGAACTTCATGTTTACAACGTGCGTCATATACAACACCACGCGGCCCAACTGATCATGCGGCTGCGGATGGACTATCAAATTCATACGCCCTGGTTTGGCAGTGGATGGCAGTCCTGA
- a CDS encoding MBL fold metallo-hydrolase, whose amino-acid sequence MPIVHPGILEVRAPALNFFVLRDDKGLYVIDGGFIGGWRMLQSALRSEGWQDEPVRGVVITHGHLDHILNVTHLAKAYGAWIAAPRLDADHYAGRPKYSGKSRVTGWLEAVGRVVLAYHKFEPDIWLDDGDRLEISSGVQAVHLPGHTRGHMGFLWEEQGVLFTGDLFVSYRDQARLPLNIFNIDSQQNVRSIETALAIKPRGVLPNHGNLAPPEEHLRRLEKLHEWLSAH is encoded by the coding sequence ATGCCTATTGTTCATCCTGGAATCTTGGAAGTTCGTGCCCCGGCGCTCAACTTCTTTGTGCTGCGCGATGACAAGGGGCTCTACGTCATCGATGGTGGTTTTATCGGAGGTTGGCGAATGCTGCAAAGTGCACTCCGTAGCGAGGGCTGGCAAGATGAACCTGTCCGCGGCGTCGTAATAACTCACGGGCATCTCGATCACATCTTGAACGTGACCCACCTGGCCAAGGCCTACGGTGCCTGGATCGCAGCACCGAGATTGGATGCCGACCACTACGCAGGCCGCCCTAAGTATTCTGGCAAATCGCGGGTCACAGGATGGCTCGAAGCCGTAGGGCGTGTGGTGTTGGCTTATCACAAGTTCGAGCCTGACATTTGGCTCGACGATGGGGATCGACTCGAGATCTCTTCCGGAGTCCAAGCCGTCCACTTGCCAGGGCATACGCGCGGTCACATGGGTTTTTTGTGGGAAGAGCAGGGGGTGCTGTTCACCGGCGACCTCTTTGTCAGCTACCGCGATCAGGCTCGCTTGCCGCTGAACATCTTCAACATCGATTCGCAGCAAAACGTGCGAAGCATTGAGACGGCCCTCGCCATCAAACCGCGAGGGGTGCTGCCGAATCATGGCAACCTGGCACCACCGGAAGAGCACCTGCGACGGCTCGAGAAACTGCACGAGTGGCTTTCGGCTCACTGA
- a CDS encoding UDP-glucuronic acid decarboxylase family protein, which translates to MSQIKRILVAGGAGFLGSRICEQLVAQGHDVICVDNFFTSQKSNIVHLLSEPNFEVIRHDIIHPLWLEVDEIYNMACPAAPGHYQFNPIKTMKTSVMGSINLLGMAKRCRARYLFASTSEIYGDPEVHPQPETYRGSVNTLGIRACYDEGKRAAETLCMDYHRMNGVQVRIVRIFNTYGPRMHPYDGRVISNFIRQAFTGEPITIYGDGSQTRSFCYRDDLVDGILKLMASDQVGPINIGNPKEFSIRQLAELVVKLTGSKSEIIYTELPADDPKQRQPDITLAKKHLGWEPDTELEDGLKKTIDWFKSIELSQYRPPTPNF; encoded by the coding sequence ATGTCTCAGATCAAACGCATTTTGGTGGCCGGCGGGGCTGGCTTTTTAGGATCGCGAATTTGCGAACAGCTGGTCGCGCAGGGTCACGATGTGATCTGCGTCGATAACTTCTTCACCAGCCAGAAGTCGAATATCGTCCACCTGTTGTCCGAGCCCAATTTTGAGGTTATCCGTCACGATATCATCCATCCTCTTTGGCTGGAGGTGGACGAGATCTACAACATGGCCTGTCCAGCCGCTCCTGGGCACTATCAATTCAACCCGATCAAGACGATGAAGACGTCGGTGATGGGTTCGATCAATCTGCTGGGGATGGCCAAGCGTTGTCGCGCGAGATACTTGTTTGCGTCGACTTCGGAAATCTACGGCGATCCGGAAGTTCATCCGCAGCCAGAAACGTATCGCGGTAGCGTCAACACGCTGGGGATCCGCGCTTGTTATGACGAAGGTAAGCGAGCTGCCGAAACTCTGTGCATGGACTACCATCGCATGAACGGCGTTCAGGTTCGCATCGTGCGTATCTTTAATACCTACGGTCCGCGGATGCATCCGTACGATGGTCGCGTGATCTCGAACTTCATCCGTCAGGCCTTCACCGGCGAGCCAATTACCATCTACGGCGACGGCTCGCAGACGCGTTCGTTCTGCTACCGTGATGACCTGGTCGATGGCATCCTGAAATTGATGGCCAGTGATCAGGTCGGCCCGATCAACATCGGCAATCCCAAGGAGTTCTCGATCCGGCAGTTGGCCGAGTTGGTCGTTAAGCTGACCGGCTCGAAGTCAGAAATCATCTACACCGAACTGCCTGCCGACGATCCGAAGCAGCGTCAGCCCGACATCACCTTGGCTAAGAAACACCTCGGCTGGGAACCTGATACCGAGTTGGAAGATGGCCTCAAGAAGACGATTGACTGGTTCAAATCGATCGAGCTTTCGCAGTATCGCCCACCGACGCCTAACTTTTAG
- a CDS encoding LamG domain-containing protein, with amino-acid sequence MMPRPAWSRWVAFAAFFAVLGAAAPSLFAQQTILMVTANDGSLTSEESARRSSFQSWGYTVTTIWDDASQTEYNNALASADLAYVPEDANGNSVGTKLRLATIGVVVEESRLDVEFGFSDTDGSERSATQIYVVDGGYNVTIVSSTQPLTQMNGTLAPGLVIVGRTSSTGPVTVATLETGAALANTLLSNSNAAGRRVRLPFGGNSFQWSSLNSTGQYIVQQALLYAAPASAELELHWQLDEGSGTSLSDVSGNNRHGSFQTGSPTWTTGPRDGALDFNGANNVRSNATFNPPERGTVAFWMKRDDSVSGTERILGTADNWEIYIGSDGRVGFDLGATGTTSGFVTNSSLNVVNRWYHVVGVYDAVDDTYAIYIDGQLHKTGSYNLADQGANYLSLGTRNGSSERFDGTIDDLRIYSYELDAEEVAELHGLVGHWKFDEGSGSVAADSTAFGNDATISGATWATDCAGNTTLSFDGSGDRAETGSNFDPPSEGTIAFWFLSTNPAAGHQRLWGVGGDYEMRQTTDGVVYCDVASNATSNGFYSEPFAGAKWYHFVAVYDSDDDTYAIYVDGELQKSASGSLSPQSANRLTFGTRTGSSEYWQGSMRDFRIYNRQILESEILELAGVIAHYELDETSGSIAYDSSLAGNHATYMGAPTLGVGGPSSSELGTAVELDGSMQYVTSGKSLLNGLNQFTMAGWIYFDSLTANRSFFGQNDVIEFGINGAEGQIHLWTANGGSSYVAGTLSAGRWVHLAAVGDGSSISIYVDGTLVHMGGNSIGSGTYGSSSYPFIMGEGVYSASGDYLDGRVDDVHVYSRALCASEIQDLATAGLSTQGVRILRWTEIQ; translated from the coding sequence ATGATGCCTCGTCCAGCTTGGTCGAGATGGGTCGCTTTCGCTGCGTTTTTCGCAGTTCTAGGTGCTGCTGCGCCGTCGCTGTTTGCTCAGCAGACGATTCTGATGGTGACCGCTAACGACGGGAGTTTGACCAGCGAAGAGTCTGCCCGGCGTTCGTCATTTCAGTCTTGGGGGTACACCGTTACGACCATCTGGGACGATGCCTCTCAGACGGAATACAACAATGCTCTTGCTTCGGCAGATCTCGCCTACGTTCCTGAAGATGCCAATGGTAATTCCGTGGGAACGAAGCTTCGGCTTGCAACGATTGGCGTTGTTGTCGAAGAGTCAAGACTCGACGTTGAATTCGGCTTCTCCGATACCGACGGTAGCGAACGTTCGGCAACGCAAATCTATGTGGTTGACGGGGGATATAACGTTACGATCGTGTCGTCGACCCAACCACTTACACAGATGAATGGCACCCTGGCTCCCGGGTTGGTCATTGTCGGGAGGACGAGCTCAACCGGCCCTGTCACCGTGGCTACCCTGGAAACGGGAGCCGCTTTGGCCAATACGCTGCTCAGCAATTCAAACGCGGCCGGCCGCCGTGTCCGCCTGCCATTTGGTGGAAATAGTTTTCAGTGGTCGTCGCTCAACAGTACGGGGCAATATATCGTTCAGCAAGCGTTGCTCTACGCAGCTCCGGCAAGCGCGGAATTAGAACTGCATTGGCAACTCGATGAAGGATCGGGCACGAGTCTTAGCGACGTGTCGGGCAACAACCGTCATGGCTCGTTTCAGACCGGCTCGCCGACTTGGACGACAGGCCCCAGAGACGGGGCCCTTGATTTCAACGGGGCGAACAATGTGCGCTCGAATGCCACATTCAATCCGCCTGAGCGAGGCACAGTCGCTTTCTGGATGAAACGCGATGACTCGGTCAGCGGGACGGAACGCATTCTCGGCACGGCCGATAACTGGGAAATCTATATCGGCTCGGATGGCAGAGTTGGCTTCGATCTGGGGGCGACCGGGACGACCAGCGGATTTGTGACCAACAGTTCCTTGAATGTGGTCAATCGTTGGTATCACGTCGTTGGTGTTTACGACGCGGTTGATGACACCTACGCAATCTATATTGATGGCCAGTTGCACAAGACCGGTTCTTACAATCTGGCCGACCAAGGGGCGAACTACCTCTCGCTGGGAACGAGGAACGGTTCAAGCGAACGTTTCGACGGGACGATCGACGATCTGCGTATCTATAGCTACGAACTCGACGCCGAAGAAGTTGCCGAACTACATGGCTTGGTCGGGCATTGGAAGTTTGACGAAGGGAGTGGTAGCGTTGCGGCCGATAGTACCGCATTTGGCAACGACGCCACCATCAGCGGTGCTACTTGGGCAACCGACTGTGCTGGCAATACGACTCTTTCCTTTGATGGTTCCGGCGACCGAGCTGAGACGGGTTCCAATTTCGATCCGCCCTCGGAAGGAACGATTGCTTTCTGGTTTTTGAGTACGAACCCCGCTGCTGGTCATCAACGTCTGTGGGGTGTCGGCGGCGACTATGAAATGCGTCAAACGACAGATGGTGTGGTGTACTGCGACGTCGCATCCAACGCGACGTCCAACGGTTTTTATTCCGAGCCATTCGCAGGGGCGAAGTGGTATCACTTTGTTGCCGTGTACGATAGTGACGATGATACCTACGCGATTTATGTTGATGGTGAACTACAGAAGAGTGCGTCGGGTAGCTTGAGCCCGCAATCGGCCAATCGACTTACCTTTGGAACACGCACCGGGTCGTCCGAATATTGGCAAGGCTCGATGCGCGACTTCCGGATCTATAATCGCCAGATTTTGGAATCCGAGATTCTGGAACTAGCCGGTGTGATCGCTCATTACGAACTCGACGAAACGAGCGGATCGATCGCTTACGATTCGTCCTTGGCCGGGAACCACGCGACCTATATGGGGGCACCGACACTCGGAGTTGGCGGGCCGAGTTCGTCCGAACTGGGGACCGCCGTCGAATTGGATGGCTCGATGCAGTATGTGACCAGTGGGAAGAGCCTGCTCAATGGTCTCAATCAGTTCACGATGGCTGGCTGGATCTACTTCGACTCATTGACTGCGAATCGGTCGTTCTTCGGACAGAACGATGTGATCGAGTTTGGTATTAACGGTGCCGAAGGACAAATCCATTTATGGACGGCTAACGGTGGTAGCAGCTACGTTGCTGGTACACTGTCTGCCGGAAGATGGGTGCATCTTGCCGCAGTGGGTGATGGGAGTTCGATTTCGATTTATGTAGATGGAACACTCGTTCACATGGGAGGCAATTCTATCGGCAGCGGTACGTATGGCAGCAGTAGCTACCCTTTCATAATGGGTGAAGGCGTCTACAGTGCTTCAGGCGATTACCTGGATGGACGCGTCGACGACGTCCACGTCTACAGTCGTGCGTTGTGCGCCTCGGAGATCCAGGATTTAGCAACCGCTGGGCTGAGTACCCAAGGTGTTAGGATTCTACGCTGGACCGAGATCCAATAG
- a CDS encoding DEAD/DEAH box helicase, whose product MKFTDVALAEPFQRALKKLKYETASPIQAEAIPVIMDGKDLIGCAQTGTGKTAAFALPMLNRLLESLPPREKQTERVRGKRVPHNKFQGPPRPIRGLVLAPTRELAAQIGESLKKYGGATALKHTVVFGGVSQNPQVRDLRWGVDTLVATPGRLLDLMNQGHINLSQLEILCFDEADQMLDMGFLPALKKIVAACPDQRQTVMFSATMPPEIRELAEKWLSNPVSVQVAPVAAPAERISQSVHFVDKRRKAALLSRYLQDTPRSRTLVFVRTKHDCDKIVRLLEKDGLRAAAIHSNKSQSVRSRTLAQFKSNRPPVLIATDIAARGLDVNDVSHVVNFDLPETPETYVHRIGRTARAGAEGVAVSFCAGGERRLLKQIERLTRISIPIEATIEGFETSDPIVHDEPRRGGSRGRGPRSGGPRGNGGSNGGPRKFGSKPGKKPRRFGSKAKSDNQGGDDRPSDKKPAAAGPFGNKKKPKRIGGKPATGFGQKQKRRRPASAKG is encoded by the coding sequence ATGAAGTTTACTGACGTCGCGCTAGCCGAACCGTTTCAGCGTGCTTTGAAGAAGCTGAAATACGAAACGGCCTCGCCGATTCAAGCGGAAGCAATTCCCGTCATCATGGACGGTAAAGACCTGATTGGCTGTGCCCAAACCGGCACCGGCAAGACGGCCGCATTTGCGCTTCCGATGCTCAACCGCCTGCTCGAATCGCTTCCTCCCCGCGAGAAGCAAACCGAACGTGTTCGCGGTAAGCGAGTTCCTCACAACAAGTTCCAAGGTCCACCTCGTCCGATCCGTGGCTTGGTTCTGGCTCCCACGCGCGAACTGGCTGCCCAGATCGGCGAGAGCCTGAAGAAGTACGGCGGGGCAACCGCATTGAAGCACACCGTCGTATTCGGCGGCGTTTCGCAGAACCCTCAGGTACGTGACCTTCGTTGGGGTGTCGACACCCTCGTTGCTACCCCGGGCCGTCTGCTCGACCTGATGAACCAGGGACACATCAACCTGTCGCAGCTGGAAATCCTTTGCTTCGACGAAGCCGACCAAATGTTGGACATGGGCTTTTTGCCGGCACTCAAGAAGATTGTTGCGGCTTGCCCTGATCAGCGTCAAACGGTGATGTTCTCGGCGACCATGCCACCCGAGATCCGCGAGTTGGCCGAGAAGTGGCTGAGCAATCCGGTCTCTGTTCAGGTTGCCCCCGTGGCGGCTCCGGCCGAACGTATTTCGCAGTCGGTCCACTTCGTTGACAAGCGACGGAAGGCCGCCCTGCTCTCGCGTTACCTGCAAGATACGCCGCGCAGCCGAACGTTGGTCTTCGTGCGTACGAAGCACGACTGCGACAAGATCGTTCGCTTGCTGGAGAAGGACGGCCTGCGTGCCGCTGCCATCCATAGCAACAAGAGCCAAAGCGTCCGCAGCCGCACGCTGGCTCAGTTCAAAAGCAACCGACCGCCCGTGCTGATCGCGACCGATATCGCCGCACGCGGCTTGGACGTGAACGACGTTTCGCACGTGGTGAACTTCGACCTGCCGGAAACTCCGGAAACGTACGTCCACCGAATCGGTCGTACTGCCCGAGCCGGTGCCGAAGGGGTTGCCGTTTCGTTTTGTGCTGGGGGCGAACGCCGTCTGCTCAAGCAGATCGAACGCCTGACCCGTATCTCGATTCCGATCGAAGCGACCATCGAAGGCTTCGAAACGAGCGACCCGATCGTGCATGACGAACCTCGCCGAGGTGGCTCGCGTGGTCGTGGCCCTCGTAGCGGCGGTCCTCGTGGCAATGGTGGTTCCAATGGTGGCCCACGCAAGTTCGGCAGCAAGCCAGGCAAGAAGCCACGTCGTTTTGGCTCGAAGGCCAAGTCGGACAACCAAGGCGGCGACGATCGCCCAAGCGATAAGAAGCCAGCCGCGGCAGGTCCCTTCGGCAACAAGAAGAAGCCCAAACGCATCGGCGGCAAGCCAGCGACCGGCTTCGGCCAGAAGCAAAAGCGTCGCCGTCCGGCGAGTGCCAAAGGCTAA
- a CDS encoding DMT family transporter: MAWWILLAAGLLEVVWAVGLKYTEGFTRFWPSSLTLVALVGSMYLLSVAVRDLPIGTAYAVWVGVGAAGTAILGMAVLNEPISPFRLFFMVLLGIAVLGLKFSAAAT, encoded by the coding sequence ATGGCTTGGTGGATTCTATTGGCAGCAGGCCTTCTGGAAGTCGTTTGGGCGGTTGGTCTTAAGTACACCGAAGGGTTTACCCGTTTCTGGCCTAGTTCGCTGACACTGGTCGCGTTGGTCGGTAGCATGTACCTCCTTTCGGTTGCTGTTCGTGATTTGCCTATTGGAACGGCTTATGCCGTTTGGGTTGGCGTGGGCGCGGCGGGAACCGCCATTTTGGGGATGGCTGTCTTGAACGAGCCGATCTCGCCGTTTCGCTTGTTCTTCATGGTTTTGCTGGGCATTGCCGTTCTTGGGCTGAAGTTCAGTGCAGCAGCTACGTAA